The following are encoded in a window of Heliangelus exortis chromosome 9, bHelExo1.hap1, whole genome shotgun sequence genomic DNA:
- the SAG gene encoding S-arrestin isoform X1, with product MSCPESQKTSGKNTSLDKQIIFKKSTRDKALTVYLGKRDFVDNAGNVEPVDGVVMVDPAVIKDRKVYVSLTCAFRYGREDIDVMGLTFRRDLFFSRVQVYPPADKPGSLSHLQESLLKKLGKNAYPFFFTFPDYLPCSVCLQPGPRDVDKTCGVDFEVKAFSTENLEERIRKRDSARLLIRKVQYAPENPGPQPCAETTWQFFMSNKPLHLKACLSKEVYYHGEPIPVTVTINNSTDKMVKKIKAQVEQVANVVLYSSDFYTKVVAAEEAQEKVQPNSSLTKTLTLLPLLANNREIREIALDGKLKDEDTNLASSTIIKDGIEKTVMGILVSYKVKVKLTVPGMFGDLTSSEVGTELPFRLMHPKPEEKNPAVTGSVGTLKQYKEPAFPGHVEAWDEMPKLPPVLSICVLLPLPCILGDFTLLC from the exons ATGAGCTGCCCTGAGTCCCAAAAGACAAGTGGGAAGAACACGAGTTTGGATAAACAAATTATCTTCAAAAAAAGCACCCGTGACAAAGCT ctgaCTGTCTACCTGGGGAAGCGGGACTTTGTTGACAACGCAGGGAATGTGGAACCTGTAG atGGTGTTGTGATGGTAGACCCTGCAGTTATCAAGGACAGAAAAG TTTATGTGTCCCTGACCTGTGCATTCAGGTATGGCCGGGAAGACATTGATGTGATGGGTCTCACCTTCCGACGAGACCTGTTCTTCTCTAGGGTCCAAGTGTACCCACCTGCTGACAAGCCAGGGTCACTCTCCCACTTGCAGGAATCTTTGCTGAAGAAGCTGGGGAAAAATGCTTAtccctttttctttaca TTCCCAGATTACCTGCCTTGTTCAGTCTGTCTGCAGCCTGGACCTCGTGATGTTGATAAG ACCTGTGGGGTGGACTTTGAGGTGAAAGCTTTCTCAACAGAAAATCTGGAAGAGAGAATTCGTAAGAG ggacTCCGCACGTCTGCTGATCCGTAAGGTGCAATACGCTCCGGAAAATCCAGGCCCCCAACCTTGTGCGGAAACCACCTGGCAGTTCTTCATGTCCAACAAGCCATTGCACTTGAAAGCTTGCCTCAGTAAAGAG GTGTATTACCATGGAGAGCCCATTCCAGTCACGGTCACCATCAACAACAGCACAGACAAAATGGTAAAGAAGATCAAAGCCCAGG TGGAGCAGGTTGCCAATGTGGTTCTGTACTCCAGTGACTTCTATACAAAAGTGGTAGCTGCTGAGGAAGCACA GGAAAAGGTGCAGCCAAACAGCAGCCTGACCAAGACACTGACGCTTCTGCCCTTGCTCGCAAACAATCGGGAGATCCGGGAAATAGCTCTGGATGGAAAGCTAAAGGATGAGGACACCAACCTGGCTTCTAGTACTAT CATTAAGGATGGAATAGAGAAGACAGTGATGGGGATTCTGGTTTCCTACAAGGTCAAAGTGAAGCTCACTGTTCCAGG catGTTTGGAGACCTTACTTCCAG TGAAGTGGGCACAGAGCTGCCGTTTCGTCTCATGCACCCCAAACCTGAGGAAAAGAACCCAGCAG TAACTGGAAGTGTGGGAACTTTAAAGCAGTATAAGGAACCAGCCTTCCCTGGGCACGTTGAGGCTTGGGATGAGATGCCAAAACTGCCACCGGTATTGAGCATCTGTGTTCTCCTTCCACTTCCTTGCATCCTGGGTGACTTTACTCTCCTATGCTGA
- the SAG gene encoding S-arrestin isoform X3, whose translation MSCPESQKTSGKNTSLDKQIIFKKSTRDKALTVYLGKRDFVDNAGNVEPVDGVVMVDPAVIKDRKVYVSLTCAFRYGREDIDVMGLTFRRDLFFSRVQVYPPADKPGSLSHLQESLLKKLGKNAYPFFFTFPDYLPCSVCLQPGPRDVDKTCGVDFEVKAFSTENLEERIRKRDSARLLIRKVQYAPENPGPQPCAETTWQFFMSNKPLHLKACLSKEVYYHGEPIPVTVTINNSTDKMVKKIKAQVEQVANVVLYSSDFYTKVVAAEEAQEKVQPNSSLTKTLTLLPLLANNREIREIALDGKLKDEDTNLASSTIIKDGIEKTVMGILVSYKVKVKLTVPGMFGDLTSSEVGTELPFRLMHPKPEEKNPAGSRLEESQHS comes from the exons ATGAGCTGCCCTGAGTCCCAAAAGACAAGTGGGAAGAACACGAGTTTGGATAAACAAATTATCTTCAAAAAAAGCACCCGTGACAAAGCT ctgaCTGTCTACCTGGGGAAGCGGGACTTTGTTGACAACGCAGGGAATGTGGAACCTGTAG atGGTGTTGTGATGGTAGACCCTGCAGTTATCAAGGACAGAAAAG TTTATGTGTCCCTGACCTGTGCATTCAGGTATGGCCGGGAAGACATTGATGTGATGGGTCTCACCTTCCGACGAGACCTGTTCTTCTCTAGGGTCCAAGTGTACCCACCTGCTGACAAGCCAGGGTCACTCTCCCACTTGCAGGAATCTTTGCTGAAGAAGCTGGGGAAAAATGCTTAtccctttttctttaca TTCCCAGATTACCTGCCTTGTTCAGTCTGTCTGCAGCCTGGACCTCGTGATGTTGATAAG ACCTGTGGGGTGGACTTTGAGGTGAAAGCTTTCTCAACAGAAAATCTGGAAGAGAGAATTCGTAAGAG ggacTCCGCACGTCTGCTGATCCGTAAGGTGCAATACGCTCCGGAAAATCCAGGCCCCCAACCTTGTGCGGAAACCACCTGGCAGTTCTTCATGTCCAACAAGCCATTGCACTTGAAAGCTTGCCTCAGTAAAGAG GTGTATTACCATGGAGAGCCCATTCCAGTCACGGTCACCATCAACAACAGCACAGACAAAATGGTAAAGAAGATCAAAGCCCAGG TGGAGCAGGTTGCCAATGTGGTTCTGTACTCCAGTGACTTCTATACAAAAGTGGTAGCTGCTGAGGAAGCACA GGAAAAGGTGCAGCCAAACAGCAGCCTGACCAAGACACTGACGCTTCTGCCCTTGCTCGCAAACAATCGGGAGATCCGGGAAATAGCTCTGGATGGAAAGCTAAAGGATGAGGACACCAACCTGGCTTCTAGTACTAT CATTAAGGATGGAATAGAGAAGACAGTGATGGGGATTCTGGTTTCCTACAAGGTCAAAGTGAAGCTCACTGTTCCAGG catGTTTGGAGACCTTACTTCCAG TGAAGTGGGCACAGAGCTGCCGTTTCGTCTCATGCACCCCAAACCTGAGGAAAAGAACCCAGCAG GCTCAAGGCTTGAGGAATCACAGCACAGTTAA
- the SAG gene encoding S-arrestin isoform X4: MSCPESQKTSGKNTSLDKQIIFKKSTRDKALTVYLGKRDFVDNAGNVEPVDGVVMVDPAVIKDRKVYVSLTCAFRYGREDIDVMGLTFRRDLFFSRVQVYPPADKPGSLSHLQESLLKKLGKNAYPFFFTFPDYLPCSVCLQPGPRDVDKTCGVDFEVKAFSTENLEERIRKRDSARLLIRKVQYAPENPGPQPCAETTWQFFMSNKPLHLKACLSKEVYYHGEPIPVTVTINNSTDKMVKKIKAQVEQVANVVLYSSDFYTKVVAAEEAQEKVQPNSSLTKTLTLLPLLANNREIREIALDGKLKDEDTNLASSTIIKDGIEKTVMGILVSYKVKVKLTVPGMFGDLTSSEVGTELPFRLMHPKPEEKNPAGKYGEAELVFEEFARQQLKDMTDDVDKNKSSTDE, translated from the exons ATGAGCTGCCCTGAGTCCCAAAAGACAAGTGGGAAGAACACGAGTTTGGATAAACAAATTATCTTCAAAAAAAGCACCCGTGACAAAGCT ctgaCTGTCTACCTGGGGAAGCGGGACTTTGTTGACAACGCAGGGAATGTGGAACCTGTAG atGGTGTTGTGATGGTAGACCCTGCAGTTATCAAGGACAGAAAAG TTTATGTGTCCCTGACCTGTGCATTCAGGTATGGCCGGGAAGACATTGATGTGATGGGTCTCACCTTCCGACGAGACCTGTTCTTCTCTAGGGTCCAAGTGTACCCACCTGCTGACAAGCCAGGGTCACTCTCCCACTTGCAGGAATCTTTGCTGAAGAAGCTGGGGAAAAATGCTTAtccctttttctttaca TTCCCAGATTACCTGCCTTGTTCAGTCTGTCTGCAGCCTGGACCTCGTGATGTTGATAAG ACCTGTGGGGTGGACTTTGAGGTGAAAGCTTTCTCAACAGAAAATCTGGAAGAGAGAATTCGTAAGAG ggacTCCGCACGTCTGCTGATCCGTAAGGTGCAATACGCTCCGGAAAATCCAGGCCCCCAACCTTGTGCGGAAACCACCTGGCAGTTCTTCATGTCCAACAAGCCATTGCACTTGAAAGCTTGCCTCAGTAAAGAG GTGTATTACCATGGAGAGCCCATTCCAGTCACGGTCACCATCAACAACAGCACAGACAAAATGGTAAAGAAGATCAAAGCCCAGG TGGAGCAGGTTGCCAATGTGGTTCTGTACTCCAGTGACTTCTATACAAAAGTGGTAGCTGCTGAGGAAGCACA GGAAAAGGTGCAGCCAAACAGCAGCCTGACCAAGACACTGACGCTTCTGCCCTTGCTCGCAAACAATCGGGAGATCCGGGAAATAGCTCTGGATGGAAAGCTAAAGGATGAGGACACCAACCTGGCTTCTAGTACTAT CATTAAGGATGGAATAGAGAAGACAGTGATGGGGATTCTGGTTTCCTACAAGGTCAAAGTGAAGCTCACTGTTCCAGG catGTTTGGAGACCTTACTTCCAG TGAAGTGGGCACAGAGCTGCCGTTTCGTCTCATGCACCCCAAACCTGAGGAAAAGAACCCAGCAG
- the SAG gene encoding S-arrestin isoform X2: MSCPESQKTSGKNTSLDKQIIFKKSTRDKALTVYLGKRDFVDNAGNVEPVDGVVMVDPAVIKDRKVYVSLTCAFRYGREDIDVMGLTFRRDLFFSRVQVYPPADKPGSLSHLQESLLKKLGKNAYPFFFTFPDYLPCSVCLQPGPRDVDKTCGVDFEVKAFSTENLEERIRKRDSARLLIRKVQYAPENPGPQPCAETTWQFFMSNKPLHLKACLSKEVYYHGEPIPVTVTINNSTDKMVKKIKAQVEQVANVVLYSSDFYTKVVAAEEAQEKVQPNSSLTKTLTLLPLLANNREIREIALDGKLKDEDTNLASSTIIKDGIEKTVMGILVSYKVKVKLTVPGMFGDLTSSEVGTELPFRLMHPKPEEKNPAVKQSWYLRSLLVNSSKI; the protein is encoded by the exons ATGAGCTGCCCTGAGTCCCAAAAGACAAGTGGGAAGAACACGAGTTTGGATAAACAAATTATCTTCAAAAAAAGCACCCGTGACAAAGCT ctgaCTGTCTACCTGGGGAAGCGGGACTTTGTTGACAACGCAGGGAATGTGGAACCTGTAG atGGTGTTGTGATGGTAGACCCTGCAGTTATCAAGGACAGAAAAG TTTATGTGTCCCTGACCTGTGCATTCAGGTATGGCCGGGAAGACATTGATGTGATGGGTCTCACCTTCCGACGAGACCTGTTCTTCTCTAGGGTCCAAGTGTACCCACCTGCTGACAAGCCAGGGTCACTCTCCCACTTGCAGGAATCTTTGCTGAAGAAGCTGGGGAAAAATGCTTAtccctttttctttaca TTCCCAGATTACCTGCCTTGTTCAGTCTGTCTGCAGCCTGGACCTCGTGATGTTGATAAG ACCTGTGGGGTGGACTTTGAGGTGAAAGCTTTCTCAACAGAAAATCTGGAAGAGAGAATTCGTAAGAG ggacTCCGCACGTCTGCTGATCCGTAAGGTGCAATACGCTCCGGAAAATCCAGGCCCCCAACCTTGTGCGGAAACCACCTGGCAGTTCTTCATGTCCAACAAGCCATTGCACTTGAAAGCTTGCCTCAGTAAAGAG GTGTATTACCATGGAGAGCCCATTCCAGTCACGGTCACCATCAACAACAGCACAGACAAAATGGTAAAGAAGATCAAAGCCCAGG TGGAGCAGGTTGCCAATGTGGTTCTGTACTCCAGTGACTTCTATACAAAAGTGGTAGCTGCTGAGGAAGCACA GGAAAAGGTGCAGCCAAACAGCAGCCTGACCAAGACACTGACGCTTCTGCCCTTGCTCGCAAACAATCGGGAGATCCGGGAAATAGCTCTGGATGGAAAGCTAAAGGATGAGGACACCAACCTGGCTTCTAGTACTAT CATTAAGGATGGAATAGAGAAGACAGTGATGGGGATTCTGGTTTCCTACAAGGTCAAAGTGAAGCTCACTGTTCCAGG catGTTTGGAGACCTTACTTCCAG TGAAGTGGGCACAGAGCTGCCGTTTCGTCTCATGCACCCCAAACCTGAGGAAAAGAACCCAGCAG